In Deltaproteobacteria bacterium, the DNA window CGAACTTCCCAGACCTGACCGGCCTGGACCATGTCCCGAACCCGGGTCGAGCTGACCACGGCGTCGTCCACCAGGACCGGGCCGACCTGCTCGACAGTGAAGCCCATGTCCCGGCCCAAAATCTTCAGCAGTTCGAAATTTCCGGACCGCCCCCGGCCAAAGGCGTAGTCATAACCGATAACTATATGCCTCATGGCCAGAGGCTCCAGGAGATACCGGAGGACGAACTCGGCTGGCTCAAGGGCTGCCATACCCCGGCTGAAAGGCAGGCAGAGAGTCCAGGTCATGCCCTGCTCGGCGATGAGCTCCAGCTTCTGCTCGGTCAGGGTGATGAAGGGGGGGCTCTTCTCAGCCAGAACCCTCAGGGGGTGGGGGTCGAAGGTCACGACCACCGGAGACTCACCTTTGGCCCTGGCCCTTTCCCGGACACGCTCGAAAAGCCGCTGATGGCCCTTGTGCACCCCGTCGAAATTTCCGATGGTCACGCACGAGGGTCCGACCTTCCCCTGTATTTCAGATATGTCGTGGGCCACGTTCATCCTCGCCCGGCCTCCCTATCCATAATGGGTACGTTGCAAAGGCTGGAAACGCTACCGGAAAGGCCCCCAGGCCGCAAGGGAGCGATCTATTCCCAAACCTTGACGGGGCACCCGTTCCCTGGAGTCGGATGCGGAATTTTCCCCCGGAAAAAAACGCTTGCCAACACCGGGGCATCCGTCTAAAAGGCCCTTTCGTGCCGAAGTGGTGGAATTGGTAGACACGCTAGGTTCAGGGTCTAGTGGGGGTTCCCCCGTGGGAGTTCGAGTCTCCCCTTCGGCACCATCGACAATCAAGCCTTTGCAATTGCAAGGGCTTTTTTTATTGCATTTTTGGGGTGCAAACCGCCCGGATTTCTGGCATCATACTGCATAGTTTCAAACAAAGGGCTTACACGAACAGGAGTGCAACCATGATGACCCTTATCAAGACTTTTCCCCTTCTGCTCCTCTTTTTCGCCGTAGCCTTGAGCGGCTGCAACGGCAGCTCCTCGGACTCGGATTCAAACGCCACACTCCACAAGATCGGGGTTCTGCTTCCTCTGACCGGCGACTTGGCCGGGGCCGGACAGACCTTCAAAGCCTCCGTCGAAGTGGCGGCAGCCAAGCGGCCCAAAACTCGACTGATCGTCAAGGACAGCCAGAGCTTGGCCGTGACCAGCGAGGCCATGATGTCCGAGTTCAAGGCCGAAGGCGTGGACATGGTCATCGGGCCGGCCGGGAGCGAGGCCGCTCTCGGGGCCAAGAACTTTGCGGACCAAAACGATCAGACCCTGCTGTCCTGCTCTTCCACGGCCGTTTCCCTGGCCATCCCCAATGACAGCCTGTTCCGATTCGCCGTTCCGGATATGGCCCAGGCCCAGGTTCTGGCCCAGAAAATCACTGATTCCGGAATCACCCATCTGGCCGTTTTCGTCCAGCCGGATATCTACGGCCATGGCCTGTCGTCCGCCTTGGCCGACAACTTCAAGAATGCCGGCGGAACCGTTTTCGCGACCTACAGCATGCGCGGGGCATCGAGTGTCGAAGATATGCGCTACATCCTCGACCAGTTTTCCCAGGATCTGAGCCCGGTGCTGGAAGAGGTCGGCGAGGCCCGGATCGGCGTGGTTCTGGTCATGTATGAGCAGGCCGTCACCCTGCTCCAGGTGGCCGACGACTATATGGGCCTGCATCGCTTGACCTGGTACGGCACGGACAGCTTGGCCTTGAGCACCGTCTTGACCGGCAACGCCCTGGCCTCGGCCTTTGCCGTCCGCAGCGATTTCAGCTGCCCTCTCACCGCTGAATTTTCCAACGACGAATACCAAAAAATCAAGGATGAAATAAGCGCGGTTATCGGTGGCCCGGCCTCGGTCTATGCCGTCATGTACCACGACGCCCTCCTCGTGACCTTCGACGCTATCGAAAAGGCAGGCGGCCAGTCGCCGGAAATCCTCAGGCCCGCCCTGCGGGAAGTTGCCGCAGCCTTTAGCGGTGCCACCGGCCCCATTGCTCTCGACGTCAACGATGACCGCTCCGAACCCAAGACCTACAACTTCTGGAAAGTTACGGTCCAAGGAGGAGGTTACGCCTGGGCCCTGGACTCCCGGGAAAGGGTCCGATAAGTGTCCGACGCCGAAAAAAAAGGAAGGCAGCCTTAAGGCTGCCTTCCTGACAAAAACGAACGAAAAAAAACGACTACTCGATCCCCCTATCCTCCCGGGCGGCCTTGACGGCCTCGAAGCGATCGGGTTCGAGCCGCATTTGGAGATCCTCTTCGGTGGCCCCGGTCCAGACATCTTCAGGCACTCCCGCAACGATGTCGCCGTATTCAGCCATGGCCTCCGATCCGGAGGCTTGAACTATTTTTCCGCCAAAAGTCCCTCGTATCAGATCGATATAGGCATTGCGAAAATAATAGCCATCGTAACGATCTGCCCCCAGCCAATACTCGCATCCGGAAATGCGGATGTTGCTCTGCCAAGTCATGTTGTAGACCAAAGATTTCTCATCCTGCCAATTCTGAGAAGCAAAAGAAATGACATCTCCTTGCGAAGAATGGTAGATGGACGCCGAAGATGCGTATCGCTTCCCACTTCCCGGCACATATCTGTTGCCGACGAAATATTCCACACTGCCAAACTCTCGGACTTTTTTCATTCTCCACTCATCGTTGAAATAGTCCTTGAAGATGATATCCCACGAAAATCCTTCGCAGTCGACACCTTTGTAATGGTCATAATTCCCATCGTGGATAAGCTGCAACGGGTTGCATTCGGCATTGGCATTGTCAGGCGAATGCAGTGAAAACCCGATCACGGCCGATGCGACGAAAACAATTACGCCCAAACTTTTGGCCTTGGAAAAATTCCACATCCCGCACCTCCTGTCGGTTTATGTACTGCGATCCAAACAATCATTGCCCCAAACCCTCACATCCACTTCGACCGGATCGGCCCATCGGAACCCGTGGGTCTGAAACCAATATTCATTGTCCGTACTCCATTCTTTTCCGTTCAGCAACCGATTTGACGCCGGTGACCCTCAAGGGTATCAGCCGCACCGAAACGTTCATCAATGGTTTTTTTGGCGGTAAGCCTCCTCATCCATAGAAACACCCACAGAAAGACCGGTACTTTTTCTCCCTATCCAGCCCGTACCCCCAACCCTCGAGCCCAGTCATGACCGAACTTGAACGCGAAATACAGCGCCGCCGGACCTTTGGCATCATCAGCCACCCAGACGCCGGCAAGACCACCCTGACCGAAAAGCTCCTCC includes these proteins:
- a CDS encoding FAD synthetase family protein translates to MNVAHDISEIQGKVGPSCVTIGNFDGVHKGHQRLFERVRERARAKGESPVVVTFDPHPLRVLAEKSPPFITLTEQKLELIAEQGMTWTLCLPFSRGMAALEPAEFVLRYLLEPLAMRHIVIGYDYAFGRGRSGNFELLKILGRDMGFTVEQVGPVLVDDAVVSSTRVRDMVQAGQVWEVR
- a CDS encoding ABC transporter substrate-binding protein; translated protein: MMTLIKTFPLLLLFFAVALSGCNGSSSDSDSNATLHKIGVLLPLTGDLAGAGQTFKASVEVAAAKRPKTRLIVKDSQSLAVTSEAMMSEFKAEGVDMVIGPAGSEAALGAKNFADQNDQTLLSCSSTAVSLAIPNDSLFRFAVPDMAQAQVLAQKITDSGITHLAVFVQPDIYGHGLSSALADNFKNAGGTVFATYSMRGASSVEDMRYILDQFSQDLSPVLEEVGEARIGVVLVMYEQAVTLLQVADDYMGLHRLTWYGTDSLALSTVLTGNALASAFAVRSDFSCPLTAEFSNDEYQKIKDEISAVIGGPASVYAVMYHDALLVTFDAIEKAGGQSPEILRPALREVAAAFSGATGPIALDVNDDRSEPKTYNFWKVTVQGGGYAWALDSRERVR